The Flavobacterium marginilacus genome window below encodes:
- the porQ gene encoding type IX secretion system protein PorQ, translating into MFKKLLFYYSLLICSVSYGQTGGKYTYEFLNLITSPRQAALGGKTITIYDEDVNQALFNPASINDEMHNRLSLNYGNYYQEVTYGTASYAYTYDQHLQTFQAGINYINYGKFDGYDENGVQTNSFTGSEIALSLGYAYNIPYTDIHIGANTKLIQSTLESYSSFGGAVDLGMVYIDKKNDVNWALTLMNIGTQFTTYDGTREQLPFEIIAGVSQELEHVPLRWHLTVENLQQWNLSFSNPVNSETSIDGTVTEEKVSFFNNALRHMIFGAELFPKKAFNIRLGYNFRRGQELQIQDQRNFSGLSLGFGLKLNKLKLNYSYSKYTLAGNTSLFGLIINFGE; encoded by the coding sequence CTCTGCTAATTTGTTCTGTTTCCTACGGACAAACAGGAGGGAAATATACTTATGAGTTTTTAAATTTGATTACTTCACCAAGACAAGCTGCATTAGGCGGAAAAACGATTACTATTTATGATGAAGATGTCAATCAGGCACTTTTCAATCCTGCTTCAATCAATGACGAAATGCACAATCGTTTATCATTAAATTACGGAAATTACTATCAGGAAGTCACTTACGGCACAGCCTCATATGCCTATACCTATGATCAGCATCTGCAGACATTTCAAGCCGGAATCAATTACATTAATTACGGAAAATTTGACGGATATGATGAAAATGGAGTACAGACAAATTCATTTACCGGAAGTGAAATAGCACTTTCTCTTGGTTATGCCTACAATATTCCTTACACCGATATTCACATTGGTGCCAACACAAAACTTATTCAGTCTACACTGGAAAGTTACAGCTCATTTGGAGGAGCGGTAGATTTAGGAATGGTATATATTGATAAAAAAAATGACGTGAATTGGGCTTTGACTTTAATGAATATTGGAACTCAATTTACTACTTATGATGGGACTAGAGAGCAGCTTCCTTTTGAAATTATTGCAGGAGTTTCTCAAGAGCTTGAGCATGTCCCTTTACGCTGGCATTTAACTGTAGAGAATCTGCAGCAATGGAATTTGTCTTTTTCAAATCCTGTTAATTCTGAAACTTCTATTGATGGCACGGTAACCGAAGAAAAAGTATCTTTTTTTAACAATGCGCTGCGTCACATGATTTTTGGTGCAGAACTTTTTCCCAAGAAAGCATTTAATATAAGATTGGGCTACAATTTTAGAAGAGGGCAAGAGCTGCAGATACAGGATCAGCGGAATTTTTCAGGACTTTCATTGGGTTTTGGACTCAAACTGAATAAATTAAAACTAAATTACTCCTATTCTAAATATACATTAGCAGGAAACACTAGTTTATTTGGATTGATTATTAATTTTGGAGAATGA
- the cmk gene encoding (d)CMP kinase yields the protein MKKITIAIDGFSSTGKSTLAKQLAKHLGYVYVDTGAMYRAVTLFAMQNNCIGIDFLDKDKLVDSLSSIKLHFKFNPELGFAEMYLNDINVETEIRTLEVSSFVSTVAAISEVRAKLVEQQQEMGREKGIVMDGRDIGTVVFPNAELKIFMTAGADTRAQRRFDELQAKGDTVSYEEVLKNVVDRDYVDTHREDSPLVIAKDAIEVDNSYLDRKEQFEVVLELVNEVINS from the coding sequence ATGAAAAAAATCACCATAGCAATAGATGGATTTTCATCTACAGGCAAAAGTACCTTGGCGAAACAATTAGCAAAACATTTGGGTTATGTATATGTAGATACTGGTGCAATGTACCGCGCAGTCACTTTATTTGCAATGCAGAATAATTGCATTGGAATCGATTTTTTGGATAAAGATAAATTAGTAGACAGCCTATCTTCGATAAAACTGCATTTTAAATTCAATCCCGAATTAGGTTTTGCCGAAATGTATCTGAATGATATTAATGTAGAAACTGAAATCCGGACTCTGGAAGTTTCCAGTTTTGTCAGTACAGTTGCAGCAATTTCAGAAGTACGCGCCAAACTTGTGGAACAGCAGCAGGAAATGGGCAGAGAGAAAGGAATTGTCATGGACGGAAGAGACATTGGTACCGTTGTTTTCCCTAATGCCGAACTCAAAATATTCATGACAGCCGGTGCTGATACCCGTGCCCAAAGACGTTTTGACGAACTGCAGGCAAAAGGAGATACAGTTTCCTATGAAGAAGTTTTAAAAAATGTGGTGGACCGAGATTATGTTGATACACACCGAGAAGATTCTCCTTTAGTAATCGCCAAAGATGCTATAGAAGTAGACAATTCGTATCTCGACCGTAAAGAACAGTTTGAAGTTGTTTTAGAATTGGTAAATGAAGTTATAAATTCATAA
- a CDS encoding nucleoside permease gives MDIKLRLTIMNFLQFFVWGIWLISLGGYMGQVFGPIEGGSVGLSIGRTYGSMGWASLFMPALLGIIADKYFSAQKVLGFAHIAAGISIFFATKATNSTEMYWVIFVTCCFYMPTIALNNSVSYAVLNKFQFDVQKAFTPIRVWGTVGFIIAMWIVDLTDWKSNTNQFIFASVAMIATGLFSFTMPDVPAENKNTNQSLSSKFGLDSFVLFRQKKMAIFFVFAMLLGAALQVTNMFADTFIRDFGSNPEYHGTFGVEHSVFIISLSQISETLFILTIPFFLKRFGIKQVMMFSMLAWVLRFALFGIGNPGSGVIFLILSMIVYGMAFDFFNISGSLFVERETDSKIRSSAQGLFMLMTNGIGAILGGEFAGRTVSYFTTENKVQWPEVWFSFAGYAFVILILFAFLFKYKHDPKELENVKH, from the coding sequence ATGGATATAAAATTACGATTGACAATTATGAATTTTCTCCAATTTTTCGTTTGGGGAATCTGGCTGATTTCATTAGGCGGTTATATGGGGCAGGTTTTCGGTCCGATTGAAGGCGGCAGTGTCGGTTTATCTATTGGAAGAACGTATGGTTCTATGGGATGGGCTAGTTTATTTATGCCTGCCTTGCTTGGAATAATTGCTGATAAATATTTTAGCGCTCAAAAGGTTTTAGGTTTTGCACATATCGCTGCAGGAATTTCAATCTTTTTTGCTACTAAGGCAACCAATTCTACTGAAATGTACTGGGTGATTTTTGTAACCTGCTGTTTTTATATGCCAACAATCGCATTGAATAATTCCGTCAGTTATGCGGTTTTAAATAAATTCCAATTTGATGTGCAAAAAGCGTTTACTCCAATACGTGTTTGGGGTACAGTTGGATTCATAATAGCAATGTGGATAGTAGATTTGACAGACTGGAAATCAAATACCAACCAATTTATTTTTGCTTCGGTTGCTATGATTGCTACAGGTTTATTTTCGTTTACGATGCCGGATGTGCCTGCCGAAAATAAAAATACCAACCAATCCTTATCGAGTAAATTTGGATTAGACAGTTTTGTGTTATTCAGACAAAAAAAGATGGCAATATTTTTTGTATTCGCTATGCTTTTAGGAGCTGCTTTACAAGTTACCAATATGTTTGCTGATACATTCATCAGAGATTTTGGTTCCAATCCTGAATATCACGGAACTTTTGGAGTTGAACATTCTGTATTTATCATCTCGTTGTCCCAAATTTCAGAGACTTTATTTATTTTGACGATTCCGTTTTTCCTGAAACGATTTGGTATCAAGCAGGTAATGATGTTTAGTATGCTGGCTTGGGTATTGCGTTTTGCTTTATTTGGAATTGGAAATCCGGGTTCTGGAGTTATTTTCCTTATTTTATCGATGATAGTGTACGGAATGGCTTTTGATTTCTTCAATATTTCAGGTTCTTTATTTGTGGAAAGAGAAACCGACAGCAAAATCAGATCGAGCGCACAAGGATTGTTTATGTTAATGACAAACGGAATTGGAGCTATTTTGGGCGGTGAATTTGCAGGAAGAACGGTAAGTTATTTTACCACTGAAAATAAAGTTCAATGGCCGGAGGTTTGGTTTTCATTTGCCGGATATGCCTTTGTGATTTTGATTTTGTTTGCCTTTTTATTCAAATACAAACATGATCCGAAGGAATTGGAGAATGTGAAGCATTAA
- the rpsA gene encoding 30S ribosomal protein S1 yields the protein MSEQLKSQEEFLANFNWHNFEEGIDAVDEKNLLEFEELVSKTFIATDQEEVVEGVVVRITDRDVIVDINAKSEGVISLNEFRYNPNLKVGDKVEVLIDIREDKTGQLVLSHRKARTIKSWDRVIAANETGEIVNGFVKCRTKGGMIVDVFGIEAFLPGSQIDVKPIRDYDVYVNKMMEFKVVKINHEFKNVVVSHKALIEADIEVQKKEIIGQLQKGQVLEGVVKNITSYGVFIDLGGVDGLIHITDLSWSRINHPSEVLELDQKLNVVILDFDDEKTRIQLGLKQLNAHPWDALNADLKIGDKVNGKVVVIADYGAFIEVAEGVEGLIHVSEMSWSTHLRSAQDFVKVGDVVEAVVLTLDREDRKMSLGIKQLTQDPWTDITAKYPVGSKHTGIVRNFTNFGIFVELEEGIDGLIYISDLSWTKKIKHPSEFVNVGEKLDVVVLELDVDGRKLSLGHKQTTANPWDQYEDSFAVGTIHNGEISEIVDKGATVEFGEDIVAFIPTRHLEKEDGKKLKKGDSADFKVIEFNKEFKRVVASHTAIFREEEEKNVKAAAETTSSASTTNAPAATLGDNNDVLAALKAKMEKSEKK from the coding sequence ATGTCTGAACAATTAAAATCACAAGAAGAGTTTTTAGCAAATTTCAACTGGCATAACTTTGAAGAAGGTATCGATGCAGTAGATGAGAAAAACTTGTTGGAATTCGAAGAATTAGTATCAAAAACTTTTATCGCTACTGACCAGGAAGAAGTAGTAGAGGGAGTAGTTGTGAGAATTACAGATAGAGACGTTATCGTTGATATCAACGCAAAATCGGAAGGTGTTATTTCATTGAACGAATTCCGTTACAATCCAAATTTAAAAGTAGGTGACAAAGTAGAAGTATTAATTGACATCCGTGAAGACAAAACTGGTCAATTAGTATTATCTCACAGAAAAGCACGTACTATCAAATCATGGGATAGAGTTATTGCTGCAAACGAAACAGGAGAAATCGTTAATGGTTTTGTAAAATGCAGAACTAAAGGCGGTATGATCGTTGATGTTTTCGGAATTGAAGCATTCTTACCAGGATCTCAAATTGACGTTAAGCCAATTAGAGATTACGATGTATATGTTAACAAAATGATGGAATTCAAAGTGGTAAAAATCAACCACGAATTCAAAAACGTTGTTGTATCTCATAAAGCGCTTATTGAAGCTGACATCGAAGTACAGAAAAAAGAAATTATCGGTCAATTACAAAAAGGACAAGTATTGGAAGGTGTTGTTAAAAACATCACTTCATACGGTGTATTCATTGACTTAGGTGGTGTTGACGGATTGATCCACATTACTGACCTTTCTTGGTCAAGAATTAACCACCCAAGCGAAGTTCTTGAGTTAGACCAAAAATTAAACGTTGTAATCCTTGATTTCGATGATGAGAAAACAAGAATTCAATTAGGATTGAAACAATTGAACGCTCACCCATGGGATGCTTTGAACGCTGATTTGAAAATTGGTGACAAAGTAAACGGTAAAGTAGTTGTAATCGCTGATTACGGTGCATTTATCGAAGTTGCTGAAGGTGTTGAAGGTTTAATCCACGTTTCTGAAATGTCTTGGTCAACTCACTTACGTTCTGCTCAGGATTTCGTAAAAGTTGGAGATGTTGTTGAAGCTGTTGTATTGACATTAGACAGAGAAGACCGTAAAATGTCTTTGGGTATCAAACAATTGACTCAAGATCCTTGGACTGACATCACTGCTAAATACCCAGTAGGTTCTAAACACACTGGTATCGTTAGAAACTTTACAAACTTTGGAATTTTCGTAGAATTGGAAGAAGGAATCGATGGATTAATCTACATCTCTGACCTTTCTTGGACTAAGAAAATCAAACACCCATCTGAATTTGTAAATGTTGGTGAAAAACTTGATGTAGTAGTATTAGAATTAGATGTTGACGGACGTAAATTATCTTTAGGTCACAAACAAACTACTGCTAATCCTTGGGATCAATACGAAGATTCTTTTGCTGTAGGAACTATCCACAATGGTGAAATTTCTGAAATCGTTGATAAAGGAGCTACTGTAGAATTCGGTGAAGATATCGTTGCTTTCATTCCTACTCGTCACCTTGAAAAAGAAGACGGTAAAAAATTGAAAAAAGGTGATTCTGCTGATTTCAAAGTAATCGAGTTCAACAAAGAATTCAAAAGAGTAGTTGCTTCTCACACTGCTATCTTCCGTGAAGAAGAAGAGAAAAACGTGAAAGCTGCTGCTGAAACTACTTCATCTGCATCTACTACAAATGCACCAGCTGCAACTTTAGGAGATAACAATGATGTATTAGCTGCATTGAAAGCTAAAATGGAAAAATCAGAGAAAAAATAA
- a CDS encoding gliding motility-associated C-terminal domain-containing protein, whose translation MVRKLLFSSKFTLPTCLIVFLFLVFSTDINAQCAGNNNSLTLCGSDITNVSSKSIDLNLLLGTHTAGGTWSDDDNSGGLVDTATGILNAQKVYESGIYHYTYTINGVVGCVTNTATITVTIGGYAGVPGPSNSICSSDHAYSLFQVFQGTPVLAPQSGGTWQALTFPGGLNTTTGVLNASVPPPYNTYSYKYTIDAIGSCPAVSSQVSVSIYRTPEPGTPSNLELCSNQLGSYTNVNLYNQLRGEDTGGTWTEFGTSELSNSTDSTIDIQNIYNTKGPGVYSFTYIVSPPKDDRVCSKQSATVAIAIGEQLDFTSATLTVNPNPVCENNLATTIYTGILTQGVKPIPNGTYRVNYSISGVGSFSSIQSFSNGVLTFPIPTSYFSQVRNYTIDITNVNLTTSPVFCSSIVGTIQDVVHVYPSPKINSATLTIPTVCQGSDALAAFSGTSNLTDGSYDIIYNLSGSNNLNGIPATMNVIGGLSTFTIQSAYIPKAGTTAITITRITNSATGCPNASNLRKDFTVNPSLDLSNLGVTVKDACAAQPTEVTLTGLGILTAIDVAYNLTGSNTTGSKIISLTAVAGQVKFSIPAADIPNTGSTSLNITNVTNTITGCTFAINKGTSFTVNPLPNTPAASGGPFCSADNATVANLTPQGNQYQWFDSAASTTPLALTTPLRTGDYFVKEVNPVTLCESALKKIQVTINTTPQIDSARLSIATTCQSYTVTVLLGGSSNLANGDYNVLYSLSGANTGTRIAAVLSVTSGIGRFDILPNFVPNVGTTTVQVTNITNPNTGCTNTANLSKSFITNPLPDISSMVTAIKDICQGQSTNVELSGLGSLTTININYRLLGANIVSLKTISLTVVNGKVSFIIPASDIPKAGLTTFNLTNITNTVTGCPIFTDQKTNFTVNGPPDTSSMTVTVKDGCPNQPLNVIVSGLGTLSSVKFSYSVTGANTINTQTDALIVIGGSTNFTILGSGLPNTGSNSLIMNDIINLITTCSAVIPPAPKSFAILPIPSKPAANDQGFCKENAATVANLKPSGTQYKWYNSANNTTPLLPSTLLISGNYYLTEVNLTTGCESNATVVNVAINSVPVPTLKTDGQNFCGADKPTIQNLTNNTSYTGNLTWYDAPVNGTAYDNTVLLTEGTTYYAIDYNPNTKCVSGPLETAIILTACSVTPDGLTIPDGFSPNGDGINDTFKILDIEYLFPNFSIEIFNRYGNIMFKGNINKPDWDGKNSNSGFISGDAATGVYFYIINYNKDNFSPRQGQLYLNR comes from the coding sequence ATGGTTCGAAAATTGCTTTTCTCTTCCAAATTTACATTGCCTACTTGTTTAATTGTTTTCCTTTTTTTAGTCTTTTCGACAGACATAAATGCTCAATGTGCCGGTAATAATAACAGTCTCACGTTATGCGGCAGCGATATAACAAATGTTAGCAGCAAGTCAATTGATCTGAATTTATTATTAGGAACTCATACAGCTGGAGGCACTTGGAGTGATGATGATAATTCCGGAGGATTAGTTGATACTGCCACAGGTATTTTAAATGCCCAGAAAGTATATGAAAGCGGTATTTATCATTACACCTATACTATAAATGGAGTTGTGGGCTGTGTCACTAATACAGCTACGATTACGGTTACTATCGGTGGTTATGCAGGAGTGCCGGGACCAAGCAATTCTATCTGTAGTTCTGATCATGCTTATAGTTTATTTCAGGTTTTTCAGGGAACACCCGTTTTAGCTCCACAAAGTGGAGGAACCTGGCAAGCCCTGACTTTCCCAGGAGGATTAAATACGACAACTGGTGTTTTAAATGCTTCTGTACCTCCTCCTTATAATACATACTCTTATAAATACACAATTGACGCTATCGGCAGCTGTCCGGCAGTATCATCTCAAGTTTCAGTATCCATTTATCGTACTCCAGAACCAGGTACTCCCAGTAATTTAGAACTGTGTTCTAATCAGCTTGGCTCATATACAAATGTGAACCTATACAATCAATTAAGAGGAGAAGATACCGGCGGAACCTGGACTGAATTTGGTACATCAGAACTCAGCAACAGTACAGACTCTACAATTGACATTCAAAACATATACAATACAAAAGGACCAGGAGTATACAGTTTTACATATATAGTATCACCTCCTAAAGACGATCGTGTCTGCAGTAAACAGTCAGCCACAGTCGCTATAGCAATAGGGGAGCAGTTAGATTTTACTTCTGCGACATTAACCGTAAATCCCAATCCTGTCTGCGAAAACAATTTAGCAACTACAATCTATACAGGAATTTTGACACAAGGAGTCAAACCAATACCAAACGGGACTTATAGAGTCAATTATTCCATATCTGGTGTAGGTTCATTCAGTTCCATTCAAAGTTTTTCTAACGGCGTTTTAACTTTCCCGATTCCTACATCGTATTTTTCACAAGTTAGAAATTACACAATTGACATAACGAATGTTAATTTGACTACAAGTCCAGTATTTTGTTCCAGCATTGTTGGAACAATTCAAGATGTAGTACACGTTTATCCAAGTCCTAAAATCAATAGCGCTACCCTTACAATTCCGACAGTCTGCCAAGGTTCAGATGCTCTAGCTGCATTTTCTGGTACTTCTAACCTTACAGACGGGAGCTATGACATTATTTACAATTTGAGCGGAAGCAACAATCTAAATGGAATACCAGCAACAATGAATGTAATAGGCGGATTATCTACATTTACCATTCAATCTGCATATATACCAAAAGCCGGTACTACAGCAATTACAATTACCAGAATTACAAATTCTGCTACCGGCTGTCCTAATGCCTCAAACCTTAGAAAAGATTTTACAGTTAATCCGTCTTTAGATTTAAGCAATTTGGGAGTTACAGTAAAAGATGCCTGCGCAGCTCAGCCAACTGAAGTAACTTTAACTGGTTTAGGAATATTAACTGCTATCGATGTCGCTTATAACCTTACAGGAAGTAATACTACTGGTTCCAAAATTATTTCTTTAACAGCCGTCGCTGGTCAAGTTAAATTTTCAATTCCAGCTGCCGATATTCCTAATACAGGCTCAACATCTTTAAACATAACAAATGTTACTAATACTATAACAGGCTGTACATTTGCAATAAACAAGGGAACATCTTTTACTGTTAATCCGCTTCCAAATACACCTGCTGCTTCAGGCGGACCTTTCTGCAGCGCTGATAATGCAACTGTTGCCAATTTAACACCTCAAGGAAATCAATACCAATGGTTTGATTCTGCTGCAAGTACAACACCATTAGCACTGACGACGCCATTACGCACCGGAGATTATTTTGTAAAAGAAGTAAATCCAGTAACTCTTTGTGAATCTGCTTTAAAAAAAATCCAGGTAACTATTAATACAACTCCGCAAATTGACAGTGCCAGATTATCAATTGCTACAACCTGTCAGTCTTATACAGTAACTGTTTTATTAGGAGGTAGTTCAAACCTTGCCAATGGAGATTATAATGTCCTTTACAGTCTTAGCGGAGCCAATACAGGAACCAGAATAGCTGCTGTTCTTAGCGTAACCAGCGGTATCGGCCGATTTGATATTCTTCCAAATTTTGTTCCAAACGTAGGTACCACTACAGTTCAAGTAACCAATATAACCAATCCAAATACTGGATGTACAAATACTGCCAATCTAAGTAAATCCTTTATTACAAATCCATTACCAGATATCTCCAGCATGGTAACAGCTATTAAAGATATTTGTCAGGGACAGTCAACAAATGTTGAATTATCAGGATTAGGATCTTTAACAACAATCAATATCAATTATCGATTATTGGGAGCAAATATTGTCAGCTTAAAAACCATTTCATTGACTGTTGTAAACGGAAAAGTAAGTTTTATAATTCCTGCATCTGATATACCAAAAGCAGGATTAACGACTTTTAATCTGACAAACATCACTAATACTGTAACTGGCTGTCCTATATTTACAGATCAAAAAACTAATTTCACTGTAAATGGTCCTCCAGACACTTCCAGCATGACTGTAACCGTTAAAGACGGCTGTCCAAATCAGCCACTAAATGTTATTGTTTCCGGATTAGGAACTTTATCCAGCGTAAAATTTAGTTATAGCGTTACCGGTGCCAATACAATTAATACACAAACTGATGCACTTATAGTAATAGGAGGCAGTACCAATTTTACGATACTTGGCTCAGGGCTTCCTAATACAGGATCTAATTCATTAATTATGAACGACATAATTAATTTAATTACAACTTGTTCTGCAGTAATCCCCCCAGCCCCTAAAAGTTTTGCTATTCTGCCAATTCCAAGTAAACCAGCTGCAAATGATCAGGGATTTTGTAAAGAAAATGCAGCAACAGTTGCAAATTTAAAACCTAGCGGAACGCAGTATAAATGGTATAATTCTGCAAACAACACAACACCATTGCTGCCAAGCACACTTTTAATCAGCGGGAATTACTATTTGACAGAAGTTAATCTTACTACTGGATGTGAATCAAACGCAACTGTTGTTAATGTTGCTATAAACAGTGTACCAGTTCCAACATTAAAAACTGATGGTCAGAATTTTTGCGGAGCAGACAAACCGACAATTCAAAATTTGACTAATAATACTAGCTATACAGGAAATTTAACATGGTATGATGCACCTGTGAATGGGACAGCATACGACAATACTGTTTTATTAACTGAAGGAACGACATATTATGCCATTGATTACAATCCTAATACTAAGTGCGTTTCAGGGCCATTAGAAACAGCCATTATATTAACAGCCTGCAGTGTTACTCCAGACGGCTTAACAATTCCTGACGGTTTTTCCCCAAATGGTGATGGCATTAATGATACATTCAAAATATTAGATATAGAATATTTATTTCCGAATTTCAGTATAGAAATATTTAATAGGTATGGAAATATCATGTTCAAAGGCAATATAAACAAACCTGACTGGGATGGAAAAAATTCTAATTCAGGCTTTATAAGCGGTGATGCCGCTACAGGTGTATATTTTTATATTATCAATTATAATAAAGATAACTTTTCACCACGACAAGGACAGCTTTATTTGAACCGATAA
- a CDS encoding PorP/SprF family type IX secretion system membrane protein: MKKLILFVFFFLSILKASAQQEPHFTQYMSNMSVINPAYATDTPAILNLGSLYRYQWAGIKGAPKTLTLFAHTPINDKIETGFSLISDDIGDGAKKETNFFADFAYVLQLNETHKLSFGLKAGFTAITTNFNGFQLNSGDVTTDLAFAENTNKTMPNIGAGAYFFADNYYIGISVPNILSAEHQGSSGGKINSFGTHKAHGYLTGGYVFDINEEFKLKPAAMAIFVEGAPVSVDLTANVLYNEKFELGAAYRIGDAVSALMSINVSPNFRIGYSYDYTISNLSQFNSGSHEIVLLYNLNLLGKGYNKSPRFF; the protein is encoded by the coding sequence ATGAAAAAATTAATACTTTTTGTGTTTTTTTTCCTTTCTATACTAAAGGCAAGCGCTCAGCAAGAACCTCATTTTACACAGTATATGAGTAATATGAGTGTGATAAATCCTGCTTATGCAACAGATACGCCGGCAATACTAAATTTAGGAAGTCTTTATCGCTACCAATGGGCTGGAATTAAAGGCGCTCCAAAAACACTAACCTTATTTGCACATACTCCAATAAATGACAAAATCGAAACCGGCTTCTCATTAATTTCAGATGATATAGGTGATGGTGCAAAAAAAGAAACAAATTTTTTTGCTGATTTTGCCTATGTACTTCAGCTAAATGAAACCCACAAACTTTCCTTTGGACTAAAAGCCGGATTTACTGCAATAACTACAAATTTCAACGGCTTTCAGTTAAACAGCGGTGACGTAACTACTGATTTAGCATTTGCAGAAAACACAAACAAAACCATGCCAAATATTGGAGCAGGAGCATACTTCTTTGCTGATAATTATTATATCGGTATATCTGTTCCAAACATTCTTTCTGCCGAACACCAAGGATCATCCGGAGGTAAGATTAATTCCTTTGGAACTCATAAAGCTCATGGTTATTTAACTGGGGGTTATGTATTTGACATCAATGAAGAATTTAAACTAAAGCCGGCAGCTATGGCCATATTTGTTGAGGGAGCGCCTGTTTCTGTAGATTTAACAGCTAATGTATTGTATAATGAAAAATTTGAGCTTGGAGCAGCTTATCGGATTGGAGATGCTGTAAGTGCTCTAATGAGCATAAATGTATCTCCAAATTTTAGAATTGGTTATTCTTATGATTATACTATTTCTAACCTGAGCCAGTTTAATTCCGGATCACATGAAATAGTGCTTTTGTATAACTTGAATTTGTTGGGTAAAGGATATAATAAATCGCCTAGATTCTTCTAA